AACTGGTGGGGTTGGTCGGGTTGTTCTGGGCGTTGCCGAAAACTTTCATCCTGCCGTTCACCCTGAACATCATGTGCAGTCAGGTGATGCTAATGATTGCCGCCGCGGTCGCCCACGAGGCCTATCAAATGGCCTTCCGCGATGAGCTCACTGGCCTGCCGGGTCGTCGCGCCTTGAACGAGCGGATGCAGCGGCTGGGGCGCAATTACGTGCTGGCCATGAGCGACGTCGATCACTTCAAGAAATTCAACGACACCCATGGTCACGATGTCGGCGATCAGGTCTTGAGACTGGTCGCCAGTAAGCTGTCGAAAATCGGAGGAGGCGGTAGGGCATATCGCTACGGCGGTGAGGAATTTGCCCTGGTGTTCGCGGGCAAGACCCTCGAAGAGTGCATGCCGCACCTGGAAGTCATCCGCGAATCCATCGCCACCTACAACATTCAGTTGCGCAATCAGGACAGCCGTCCTCAGGACGACCAGCAAGGTCGCCAGAAACGTGCAGGTTCGGGCGCTACCAGTGTGTCGGTCACTGTCAGCATCGGCGTGGCCGAACGACAAGAGCAGCGCACCCCCGAAAAAGTACTCAAGTCCGCGGACGAAGCGCTCTACAGCGCCAAGGGCGCCGGGCGAAATTGCGTGGTGGCATTCGGTCAGACTCGCCGTGGCGCGGTGCGCATGGACGCCGCTGCGGGTTGAGTGATGATGGCGCATTCAGCGCCTGGACTGTGATTGTGAGGCCGGGTGGGCGGCAGTAGGTTTGAACGATCTGCTGACGGAGAAACGACCATGCCCGAATACAAAGCTCCCCTGCGCGACATGCGCTTTCTGATCGACCACGTCTTCGACTTCCACACCACCTACGCCGGGCTGGGCGCCACCGACGCGAGCCCGGACATGGTCAATGCGATCCTCGAAGAAGGCGCGAAATTCTGTGAGAACGTTCTCGCACCGTTGAATCGCAGCGGTGACGAAGAAGGCTGCCATTTCGACAACGGTGTGGTGACAACGCCTACAGGCTTCAAGCAGGCTTTCGCACAGTACGTGGAAGGTGGCTGGCACGGTCTGGCAGCTGATCCGGCGTATGGCGGCCAGGGTTTGCCAAGTTCTCTGGGCCTGGTCATCAGTGAGATGGTCGGCTCCAGCAATACTTCGTGGGGCATGTACCCCGGCCTGACCCACGGGGCGATGTCGGCCATCCACGCCCACGGCACCGAAGATCAGAAGAACACCTACCTGAGCAAACTGACGGCTGGCCAATGGACCGGCACCATGTGCCTGACCGAGGCGCATTGCGGCACTGACCTGGGCATCATCAAAACCCGCGCCGTGCCTTCAGCCGACGGCAGCTACGCGATTTCCGGCAGCAAGATCTTCATCTCGGCCGGCGAACACGACATGAGCGACAACATCATTCATCTGGTGTTGGCGAAACTGCCGGATGCTCCGGCAGGCACCAAGGGTATTTCCCTGTTCATCGTTCCCAAATTCCTACCCGATGCCGAGGGTGAAGCCGGCGAGCGCAACGGCGTCTCCTGCGGCTCGATCGAACACAAAATGGGCATCAAGGCCTCGGCGACCTGCGTGCTGAACTTCGACGAAGCCAAGGGCTTCTTGATCGGCGAGCCGAACAAGGGCCTGAACTGCATGTTCACCATGATGAACCACGCACGGCTCGGCACTGGCATGCAGGGGTTGTGTCTGGGTGAGGCGAGTTTCCAGGGTGCCATCAAGTACGCCAACGATCGCCTGCAAATGCGCGCGCTGACTGGCGCGAAAGCACCGGACAAAGCCGCCGATCCGATCATCGTTCATCCTGACGTGCGCCGGATGTTGCTGACCATGAAAGCCTTCAACGAAGGCAACCGCGCGCTGACCTATTTCACCGCGCAGCTGCTGGACGTCGCGCACCTGAGCCCGGATGAAACGGCGCGTCAGGACGCCGAAGACCTGTTGGCCTTCCTGACGCCGATCTGCAAAGCCTTCATGACTGACACCGGTCTGGAGGTCACCAACCACGGTATGCAGGTGTTTGGCGGTCACGGCTTTATCCGTGAATGGGGCATGGAACAGTTGGTTCGCGACTGCCGGATCGCGCCGATCTACGAAGGCACCAACGGCATTCAGGCGCTGGATCTACTCGGGCGCAAAGTGCTCGGCAGTCAGGGTAAATTGCTGCGTGGCTTCACCAAAATCGTCCACAAATTCTGCGCGGCGAATGCCGAGCATCCACAACTGGCCAGCTATGTGGCGCAACTCAATGGACTGAATCAACAGTGGGGCGAGTTGACCGCCAAAGTTGGCATGGCCGCAATGAAGAATCCGGACGAAGTCGGTGCGGCGTCGGTGGATTACTTGATGTACAGCGGTTACATCATCCTCGGCTATCTGTGGTTGCGCATGGCGCTGGTGGCCCAGACGCAACTCGACGCTGGCAGCGGTGATGCGGATTACTGCCGAGGCAAACTGGCAACCAACGAGTTCTACTTCAAGCGTTTGCTGCCGCGTACTGCCGCTCATCGGGCGGCTATCGAAGCGGGGAGTGATTGTTTGATGAAGTTGCCGGCGGAGTTGTTTGCGCTCTGACGATTGTTAAAAGCTTCGCGGGCAAGCCTCGCTCCTACAGGTCAGTGTCGTTCACGGGATATGCGTGACCCCGACCTGTAGGAGCGAGGCTTGCCCGCGAATGCGTTCTGCCAGACGAGAACTGCTCAGCTGAAATGCTGCTGACTAAAAATTACAAAACGGTCACGGCCTGACCCTATGTGTCGCAAAAGTTGTTGGGTTACACTCGAGCCCAACGAAAACATCATTCCCACGAATCACCTGTTTAGATCTTGCGAGGTTTGCCATGGCTGACTACAAAGCGCCCCTGCGCGATATGCGCTTCGTCCTCAATGAAGTCTTCGAGGTCGCCAAACTCTGGGCGCAGCTGCCTGCGCTGGCCGAAACCGTTGATGCTGAAACCGTCGAAGCCATTCTCGAAGAAGCCGGCAAGGTCACCAGCAAAAGCATCGCGCCCCTGAGCCGTGCAGCTGACGAAGAAGGTTGCCATTGGGCGGACGGTGCCGTCACCACGCCGGCCGGTTTCCCACAGGCTTATCAGACTTACGCTGAAGGCGGCTGGGTCGGTGTCGGTGGCGATCCGACCTACGGCGGCATGGGCATGCCCAAGGCCGTGTCGGCGCAAGTCGAAGAAATGGTCAACTCCGCCAGCCTGTCGTTTGGTCTGTACCCGATGCTGACCGCCGGTGCCTGCCTGTCGATCAACGCCCACGCCAGTGAAGAACTGAAAGCTGCGTACCTGCCGAACATGTATGCCGGCGTCTGGGCCGGTTCCATGTGCCTGACCGAACCGCACGCCGGTACAGACCTGGGGATTATCCGCACCAAGGCCGAGCCTCAGGCCGACGGTTCCTACAAGGTCAGCGGCACCAAGATCTTCATCACTGGCGGCGAGCACGACCTGACCGAGAACATCATTCACCTGGTGCTGGCCAAACTGCCGGACGCCCCGGCGGGGCCGAAAGGCATTTCGCTGTTCCTGGTACCGAAGTTCATGGTCAATGCCGATGGCAGCCTGGGCGCGCGTAACCCGGCGAACTGCGGTTCGATCGAACACAAGATGGGCATCCAGGCCTCCGCGACGTGCGTGATGAACTTCGACGAAGCCGTGGGTTACCTGGTCGGCGAACCGAACAAAGGCTTGGCGGCGATGTTCACCATGATGAACTACGAGCGTCTGGGCGTCGGTATCCAGGGCCTGGCCACCGGCGAGCGCTCCTACCAGAACGCCGTCGAATACGCCCGCGACCGTCTGCAAAGCCGTTCGCCGACCGGCGCGCAGAACAAGGACAAGGTCGCTGACCCGATCATCGTCCATCCGGACGTGCGTCGCATGCTGCTGACCATGAAAGCCTCGAACGAAGGCGGTCGTGCGTTCTCCACTTACGTGGCCATGCAACTGGACACGGCCAAGTTCAGCGAAGACGCGACCGTCCGCAAACGCGCGGAAGATCTGGTCGCTCTGCTGACGCCAGTAGCCAAGGCGTTCCTGACCGACCTCGGTCTGGAAACCACCGTGCACGGCCAGCAGGTTTTTGGCGGCCACGGTTACATCCGTGAGTGGGGTCAGGAACAACTGGTTCGCGACGTGCGCATCACCCAGATCTACGAAGGCACCAACGGCATTCAGGCGCTTGACCTCGTAGGACGCAAGATCGTCGGCACGGGCGGGGCGTTCTACAACCTGTTCGCGGATGAGATTCGTCATTTCACCGCCACCGCCAGCGCTGATCTCGCGGAGTTCACCAAGCCGCTGAACGAAGCCGTCACCACCCTCGACGAGCTGACTTCGTGGTTGCTGGACCGGGCGAAAAACAACCCGAACGAAATCGGCGCGGCGTCGGTCGAGTACCTGCAAACCTTCGGTTACGTGGCTTACGCCTACATGTGGGCGCTGATGGCCAAGGCGGCCTTCGGCAAAGAAGCGCAGGATGATTTCTACGCGAGCAAGCTGGGCACGGCGCGGTTCTATTTCGCCCGTCTGCTGCCGCGTATTCACTCGTTGAGTGCGTCGGTGAAGGCGGGGAGCGAGTCGCTGTTCCTGCTGGACGCCGGACAGTTCTGACCCGATAGCGTCATGTAAGCATTCTCTTACATGACGTGCTGCTGTTCTCCCATAGGCGAAGATTGGATCCAGAGCTAATCTACTTCACATGGACGTCGCGCAGGAAGCGCAAAGCAACAACACGGACACGTAGGATTCTGCCAGGACGGCGGAGTGAAATGGATGTCAGGGAAACAGTCTGCAAAGCCCCGCTTCGGCGGGGTTTTCTTTTGCCCGCAGAAAAGTATTCAGCGCGGCCCGTCGAGCGCAGTCGAGCTGTTCAAACGGTCGTCGGGCCCGTTCATCACTTCTTCCAACAGCGTGCGCAATAGGGCCAGCGAGGCTTGTTGCCGCTGCACATCCCGACACACCAATCCGACTTTCAGCGGCACTCGGGGCTCGGTCAGCGGTTTCCAGAGCAATTCATTGTTGCCGAGCGCCTTTTGCGAGCGCCCGGGCAGCACGGTGGCCAGCCGGGTGTGGGGCAGACTGTCGAGAATCCCCGCCATATTGTTCAGTTCCGCCTGCACCTGCGGCCGTCGTCCCAGATTGGCCAGTTGTGTCTGCCAGATCTGCCGCACTTGAAACTCTTCACCCAGCAACAGCATGGGCAACTCGGCGGCCTGACTCATCGAGACTTTCTTGAACTCGCGCAACGGGTGGTCCGCCGGGATCACCAGGGTCAGTTCATCTTCGTACAGCATGACGCCGTGCAACCCCGGCTGTCGGGGCGGCAGGTAGCTGATGCCGATGTCGAGGGAACCATTGAGCAGCCGCCGCTCGATTTCCAGGCCAGTCAATTCATAGATCTGCACCACCAGATGCGGTTGCGCCTTGCGCACGCGTTCGAGCATCTGCGGCACGAGACTTGTGTGAACCGTCTGCAACACGCCAATGGCCAAGGTGCGCAGCGCCTGACCCTTGAAGTTGCCCAATGCCTCGCGGGCCCGTTGCAGGCCATCAAGCAAGGGTAGGGCGTGGTTGTACAAAGTATGGGCGGCCAGAGTGGGTAGCAGGCGTTTGCTGCTGCGTTCGAACAGGCTTACATCGAGGTTTTGCTCGAGCTGGCGGATCTGCTGGGACAGCGCCGGCTGGGAGATTGACAGTCGCTCGGCCGCCCGGCCGACGTGGCCTTCTTCATAGACCGCGACGAAATAACGCAGTTGCTTGAAATCCATAAGGTGCGCTTATCGAAAATGCTGGGAAATCGAAATGGCTCAACGCCTTGTCTGGGCCTAGTCTAACCGCATTCACAAGGCTTACAGGGCCAGAGCGCACGATGAATACCGTTTACGTTGATGGTGTTTACATAGGTAAGGCAAAAAACCTCAAGCGAGGCTTTTGCGGATGAATCTGTTCAACTTGCGTCGCACTCCACCGAGCCTCGACGACTTGGTCGTAGACACTTCCCAATCGTCCAGACGCGACAACCTTTCCCGCGAGTGCCTGATGCCCAGTGTCGAGCGGCCGAAGCAGATTTTTGTCCGCGGGCAAGGCTCCTGGCTGTGGGACAGCGATGACCGCGCTTACCTGGATTTCTCGCAGGGTGGCGGCGCCAACAGCCTGGGCCACAGCCCTTCGGTGCTGGTCAATGCGATATCAGAACAGGCTCAATCGCTGATCAACCCGGGTTTCGCACTGCATAACCGCGGCATGCTCAACCTTGCCGAGCGACTCTGCAATAGCACCGGCAGTGATCAGGCGTACCTGCTCAACAGCGGCGCCGAAGCCTGTGAGGCCGCGATTCAACTGGCACGTCAATGGGGTCGACTGCATCGCAGCGGGGCCTCACGGATCATCGTGGCCAGCAACGGCTGCCATGGCCGTAGTCCCTGGACGATTTCACCGTCGGACTTTCACCCCGTTCCCTTCAATGATCTGGCGGCGATGCACGCGGCGGTCGATGCCCGGACCGTGGCCATCCTGCTCGAACCGATCCAAAACGAAGCCGGGGTGATTCCGGCCACCGCGCATTACCTCAAGGGTGTCGAACGCCTGTGTCGGGAGCTGGGCATTTTGTTGATCCTCGACGACGTGCACACCGGCCTCGGTCGCTGCGGCACGTTGCTTGCCGAACAGGTCCACGGTGTTCGGGCAGATATCGTCGTCATCGGCGAAGGGCTTGGCGGTGGTGTGCCATTGGCTGCGTTGTTGGCGCGGGGCAAGGCCTGTTGTTTCGAGGTGGGTGACCTGTCGGGCGCTCATCATGGCAATGCGCTGATGACCGCTGCCGGTCTTGCGGTGTTGAACACGATTCAGGACAAGGCTTTTCTCGATCATGTGGTTGAAACCGGTCAGCACCTGCGCGAAGCCTTGAGTCGTTTGTCCTATCGCTATGGTCACGGCGAGTTGCGCGGGCAAGGGCTGCTCTGGGGACTGACCCTGTCCGACGATTCCGCTGAAGCCGTGGTCAAAGCCGCGTTGTCCGAAGGCTTGGTGCTCAACGCCCCACGACCCGATTGCCTGCGCTTTACCCCGGCGCTCACGGTCAGCAATGCCAACATCGACGAAATGATCCTGCGCCTGTCCCGCGCCTTTTCCCGCGTACGCACCGCACAACTGCAGTGCCGCAAGGGGATTGCGGTCTGATCAGACTTTTCCCGCACGAATTCCAGAACCGTCTCGCGGTAATAACGCATCGCCCCACGTTTGATTCTTTCGCGTGGGGCGTTTTTTTTGCCTGCGATTCATGAGGTTTCGCTATTGCGCCAGGTTCCTACTGAACCCTGACGAACGGCGCGTGTCGATTAGCAGTAGGGCTCACACGAGTTCACTTCACATCAGGAGCTGCCCCATGGATTTCATTCGCATCATCATTGCCATTCTGTTGCCACCACTGGGTGTGTTTCTGCAAGTCGGTTTCGCCGGCGCTTTCTGGCTGAATATTTTGCTGACGTTGTGCGGTTACATTCCGGGGATCGTGCATGCGGTGTACATCATCGCCAAGCGCTGAGTTCTGCGGCGTCAGATAGATCGCTTTCGCGGGCAAGCCTCGCTCCTACGGGATAACACCGTACCTGTAGGAGCGAAGCTTGCCCGCGAAGGGCGCGACGCGGTTTCAGCTTGCGAGTTCGATCACCCGCCGATAAAACAACCACTCCTGCTCCAGCGCATGGGCCTGGTTCCCCGCCTTGCGAAAGCCATGACGTTCGTCCGCATAGTAATGCGCTTCAACCAGAATGCCGTTGTCTTGTAGCGCCTTGACCATGTCGCGGGTCTGTTGCGGCACCACCACGGCGTCCAGTTCGCCCTGAAAGAAAATCATCGGAACACTGATGTTGTTCGCATGCAGCAGCGGAGTACGCGCGGCGTATCGTTCGGCATCCTCAACCGGATCGCCAATCAGCCAATCCAGATAATCGCCTTCGAACTTGTGGGTCGCGCGGCCCAGTGCCACGGGATCGCTGACACCGTAAAGGCTGGCGCCTGCGCGGAAGACGTTGTGAAAGGCCAACGCACACAGCGTGGTGTAACCGCCAGCACTGCCGCCGCGAATAAACGCCTTGTCGCCGTCGATCAAGCCGCGATCGGCAAGATAAGCGACCACCGCGCAGGCATCTTCGACATCCACGTCACCCCAACTCAAATGCAGCGCCTGGCGATACGCCCGGCCATAGCCACTGCTGCCGCGGTAGTTGAGATCGGCCACGGCGAAGCCGCGTTGCGCCCAGTACTGAATGCGTGGATCAAGCATCGGGTAGCAGGCCGAGGTCGGGCCGCCGTGGATGAACACCACCAGCGGCGGTTTCGCCTCGCCGGTCATCGGCGGATAGAAGAAGCCGTGGGCCTCGCCCGAACCGCTCGGGTAGCGCAAGGTTCGCGGGACGCTGATGCGCTCGGCGGGCAACGGTGCAATCCCGCCGGCGAGGATTTTGACCTGGCGGGTATCGCGCTCGATTGCGATCACCGCCGACGAACTGACCGGCGATGCCGCGATGCAATAGATGAATTGCTCATCCAGTGCGAGATGACGAAAACGGCTGTAATCACCGGTGAAATCTTCAGCGGCGTCACCGCAGATTCCCAGTTTGCCGAACCCGCCTTCGGTCCAACTGGCCAAGTAGCGGCTTTCGCCCAGCGGCAACCAGGTGCTGCCCCCCAGCTGCCACGGCGCCGGCCCATGGTCAGCGGCGGCACTCGGCAGCAGGCTCAGGCCGTCTGCGGATTCCGCCCAAGGCTGCCAGTAGCCGCCGCGATCCGTCAGGCAAAACAGGTGGCCGTCGCTGTCGAAACGCGGTTGTTGCAGTGACTCCTGCGCACCATCGCCCGCCACACAACGCGGTTGAGCGAAGCCCCCATCATTCTGGCGCTCGGCAACCATCAAGCGAGTGGCGGTCCATGGCTGATCCGGGCGGCTCCATTCAATCCACGCCAATCGTTGCGAGTCCGGACTCAGCGTCGGCGCGGCATAGAAATCGGCGCCTTCGGCCAGCAGATGACGCTGGCCGTCAGCCACATCAATCGCCACCAGACGGTGCCGATCCCGGTTCTCTTCAACCGCCAAAACCTGTCCGTTGGCAAACTGCAGATCGCCGTAACGGCATTCCCCGGAGGTCAGCACCTCAGGCGTCTCGCCCGCCAGCGATTGCCGGTAGAGTTGCTGGTCTGCTTCGTTGACGAAAACAATCCCGTCATCCGTCAGACAAAACGCGCCACCGCCATATTCGTACACCCGACTGCGCACGCTGAAACCCGTTGGCGTCAGGCAACGGGCCTGGCCGTCGCGCCAATGCCAGATCCTGCAGGCGGCATCTTCGGGACGGTATTCGTTCCAGAACAGGCCATGCTGGCCGACTAACAGCTCGGCGAAGTCGATACCGGCTGCGACGGCCCGGGAAGCGCTGAAGGGTTCAGCTTTTAGCGATGAGGCGTGAGTTTCGTTCATTGCGAAAGGCCAGTTGTTCGATGGTCTGGGTCGCGTGTTCGGCTTCTTCGCGGGCCTTGAGAATCACGCCATGATGCTCCGACTTGCTGCACACCGGGTCGGCATTGCTGGCGTCACCCGTGAGCATGAACGCCTGGCAGCGGCAGCCGCCGAAGTCTTTTTCTTTCTCGTCGCAGGAGCGGCATGGCTCGGGCATCCAGTCGTAACCACGGAAGCGGTTGAAGCCGAACGAGTCGTACCAGATGTGCTGCATGCTGTGATCGCGCACGTTCGGAAATTGCACCGGCATCTGTCGGGCACCGTGACACGGCAGTGCGGTTCCGTCCGGCGTGACTGTAAGAAAAATGCTGCCCCAGCCGTTCATGCAGGCTTTCGGGCGTTCTTCGTAGTAGTCCGGCGTGACGAAAATCAGCTTGCACGGATGCCCTTCGGCTTCCAGTTTGGCGCGGTATTCGTTGGTGATGCGTTCGGCGCGAACCAATTGCTCTTTGGTCGGCAACAGGCCGACCCGATTGAGCTGTGCCCAACCGTAAAACTGGCAGGTGGCGAGTTCGACAAAGTCCGCTTCAAGGGCGATGCACAGCTCGATGATCCGGTCGATCTTGTCGATGTTGTGCCGATGGGTCACGAAGTTCAGCACCATCGGGTAGCCGTGGGCTTTCACCGCACGAGCCATTTCCAGCTTCTGCGCGAAGGCCTTTTTCGAACCAGCCAACAAGTTATTCACTTGTTCGTCGCTGGCCTGGAAACTGATCTGGATGTGATCAAGGCCGGCTTTCTTGAAGTCGCTGATTTTCTGCTCGGTGAGGCCAATTCCGGACGTGATGAGGTTGGTGTAGAAACCCAACTTGCGCGCCTCGGCGATCAACTCGGCAAGGTCCTGGCGCACCAGCGGCTCTCCGCCGGAAAAGCCCAGCTGTGCGGCACCCATTTCCCGGGCTTCGCGGAACACTTTGATCCACTGCTCGGTGCTCAGTTCTTTGCCTTGTTCGGCGAAGTCCAGCGGGTTGGAGCAGTATGGACATTGCAGCGGACAGCGGTACGTCAGCTCGGCCAGCAGCCACAGCGGCAGGCCGATTTCAGGTTTTGGCGGTAACGTGCCTGACACGGAATCAGGCAAGTTCGATCCAGTGCTGAGCACGGGCTACCTCCATGAACTGCTCGATGTCCTCAGCGAGCTCGGGCACGTCGGGGAACTTCGCGTCCAGTTCGGCGATGATCGCCGCTACGTCACGCTGGCCATCAATCAAACCGCCAATCAGCGCAGCGCTGTCGTTGAGTTTGATCATGCCTTCCGGGTACAGCAGGACATGGCCTTTCTGCGCCGGTTCGTACTGATAGCGGTAGCCCTGACGCCACGTCGGGGTCTTGCTGCGATCGAAACTCATAGGGTGATTCCTTTATGCCAGACCCGCTGGTCGGTCACGCTGTGATACGGCGGGCGGTTCAGTTCGTAGGCCATGCTCATGGCATCGAGCATGCTCCAAAGGATGTCCAGTTTGAACTGGAGAATTTGCAGCATGCGCTCTTGGCCTTCACGCGTCGTGTAGTGCTGCAAAGTGATCGCCAGACCGTGTTCCACGTCACGGCGCGCCTGGCCGAGACGGGTGCGGAAATACTCGTAGCCCGTCGGGTCGATCCACGGGTAATGCTGCGGCCAGCTGTCGAGGCGCGATTGGTGGATCTGCGGCGCGAACAACTCGGTCAGCGAGCTGCTGGCGGCTTCCTGCCAACTGGCCCGGCGGGCGAAGTTTACGTAGGCGTCCACGGCGAAACGTACGCCCGGCAAGACCAGTTCCTGCGAGCGCAGCTGATCCGGGTCGAGGCCGACGGCCTGGCCCAGACGCAGCCACGCTTCGATGCCGCCGTCTTCGCCGGGGGCGCCGTCATGGTCGAGCAGGCGCTGAATCCACTCGCGACGGATCTCGCGATCCGGGCAGTTGGCGAGGATCGCAGCGTCCTTCAGGGGGATGTTCACCTGATAGTAGAAGCGATTGGCGACCCAACCCTGGATCTGCTCGCGGGTCGCCCGGCCTTCATACATCGCCACGTGGTACGGGTGATAGATGTGGTAATAGGCGCCCTTGGCGCGCAAGGCTGCTTCGAATTCGGCGGGGGACATTGGGGTGTCAGTCATTGCGGTTCTCCGGGTATGACCGGTGGATTCTCTGGTGTCTGGTCCGACGCCTTCGCGGGCAAGCCTCGCTCCTACAGGGGCACGCGATCACTACAGGAGCGAGGCTTGCCCGCG
This region of Pseudomonas mandelii genomic DNA includes:
- a CDS encoding GGDEF domain-containing protein, which encodes MPRSSAVRISHFLPSLLLLLAGLAAAYIKDLNVFFTSLFNVLPTLVLLLGGAYCAVYRRQRELFLMVTVYIAYFLLDTQTDYYRDNGKVREDAAVVFHLCCLLLPLLFGVFAAWQERTHLFQDMVARFAVLLAVGSVALGLEQSYPQALLMWLSEIRWPALHGAWMSLIQLSYPVFIASFLLLSWQYWRNPRPLHAAQLVGLVGLFWALPKTFILPFTLNIMCSQVMLMIAAAVAHEAYQMAFRDELTGLPGRRALNERMQRLGRNYVLAMSDVDHFKKFNDTHGHDVGDQVLRLVASKLSKIGGGGRAYRYGGEEFALVFAGKTLEECMPHLEVIRESIATYNIQLRNQDSRPQDDQQGRQKRAGSGATSVSVTVSIGVAERQEQRTPEKVLKSADEALYSAKGAGRNCVVAFGQTRRGAVRMDAAAG
- a CDS encoding S9 family peptidase, which translates into the protein MNETHASSLKAEPFSASRAVAAGIDFAELLVGQHGLFWNEYRPEDAACRIWHWRDGQARCLTPTGFSVRSRVYEYGGGAFCLTDDGIVFVNEADQQLYRQSLAGETPEVLTSGECRYGDLQFANGQVLAVEENRDRHRLVAIDVADGQRHLLAEGADFYAAPTLSPDSQRLAWIEWSRPDQPWTATRLMVAERQNDGGFAQPRCVAGDGAQESLQQPRFDSDGHLFCLTDRGGYWQPWAESADGLSLLPSAAADHGPAPWQLGGSTWLPLGESRYLASWTEGGFGKLGICGDAAEDFTGDYSRFRHLALDEQFIYCIAASPVSSSAVIAIERDTRQVKILAGGIAPLPAERISVPRTLRYPSGSGEAHGFFYPPMTGEAKPPLVVFIHGGPTSACYPMLDPRIQYWAQRGFAVADLNYRGSSGYGRAYRQALHLSWGDVDVEDACAVVAYLADRGLIDGDKAFIRGGSAGGYTTLCALAFHNVFRAGASLYGVSDPVALGRATHKFEGDYLDWLIGDPVEDAERYAARTPLLHANNISVPMIFFQGELDAVVVPQQTRDMVKALQDNGILVEAHYYADERHGFRKAGNQAHALEQEWLFYRRVIELAS
- a CDS encoding acyl-CoA dehydrogenase C-terminal domain-containing protein, with protein sequence MADYKAPLRDMRFVLNEVFEVAKLWAQLPALAETVDAETVEAILEEAGKVTSKSIAPLSRAADEEGCHWADGAVTTPAGFPQAYQTYAEGGWVGVGGDPTYGGMGMPKAVSAQVEEMVNSASLSFGLYPMLTAGACLSINAHASEELKAAYLPNMYAGVWAGSMCLTEPHAGTDLGIIRTKAEPQADGSYKVSGTKIFITGGEHDLTENIIHLVLAKLPDAPAGPKGISLFLVPKFMVNADGSLGARNPANCGSIEHKMGIQASATCVMNFDEAVGYLVGEPNKGLAAMFTMMNYERLGVGIQGLATGERSYQNAVEYARDRLQSRSPTGAQNKDKVADPIIVHPDVRRMLLTMKASNEGGRAFSTYVAMQLDTAKFSEDATVRKRAEDLVALLTPVAKAFLTDLGLETTVHGQQVFGGHGYIREWGQEQLVRDVRITQIYEGTNGIQALDLVGRKIVGTGGAFYNLFADEIRHFTATASADLAEFTKPLNEAVTTLDELTSWLLDRAKNNPNEIGAASVEYLQTFGYVAYAYMWALMAKAAFGKEAQDDFYASKLGTARFYFARLLPRIHSLSASVKAGSESLFLLDAGQF
- a CDS encoding YqaE/Pmp3 family membrane protein; the protein is MDFIRIIIAILLPPLGVFLQVGFAGAFWLNILLTLCGYIPGIVHAVYIIAKR
- the pqqD gene encoding pyrroloquinoline quinone biosynthesis peptide chaperone PqqD — protein: MSFDRSKTPTWRQGYRYQYEPAQKGHVLLYPEGMIKLNDSAALIGGLIDGQRDVAAIIAELDAKFPDVPELAEDIEQFMEVARAQHWIELA
- the pqqE gene encoding pyrroloquinoline quinone biosynthesis protein PqqE — its product is MSGTLPPKPEIGLPLWLLAELTYRCPLQCPYCSNPLDFAEQGKELSTEQWIKVFREAREMGAAQLGFSGGEPLVRQDLAELIAEARKLGFYTNLITSGIGLTEQKISDFKKAGLDHIQISFQASDEQVNNLLAGSKKAFAQKLEMARAVKAHGYPMVLNFVTHRHNIDKIDRIIELCIALEADFVELATCQFYGWAQLNRVGLLPTKEQLVRAERITNEYRAKLEAEGHPCKLIFVTPDYYEERPKACMNGWGSIFLTVTPDGTALPCHGARQMPVQFPNVRDHSMQHIWYDSFGFNRFRGYDWMPEPCRSCDEKEKDFGGCRCQAFMLTGDASNADPVCSKSEHHGVILKAREEAEHATQTIEQLAFRNERNSRLIAKS
- a CDS encoding LysR family transcriptional regulator — its product is MDFKQLRYFVAVYEEGHVGRAAERLSISQPALSQQIRQLEQNLDVSLFERSSKRLLPTLAAHTLYNHALPLLDGLQRAREALGNFKGQALRTLAIGVLQTVHTSLVPQMLERVRKAQPHLVVQIYELTGLEIERRLLNGSLDIGISYLPPRQPGLHGVMLYEDELTLVIPADHPLREFKKVSMSQAAELPMLLLGEEFQVRQIWQTQLANLGRRPQVQAELNNMAGILDSLPHTRLATVLPGRSQKALGNNELLWKPLTEPRVPLKVGLVCRDVQRQQASLALLRTLLEEVMNGPDDRLNSSTALDGPR
- a CDS encoding acyl-CoA dehydrogenase C-terminal domain-containing protein gives rise to the protein MPEYKAPLRDMRFLIDHVFDFHTTYAGLGATDASPDMVNAILEEGAKFCENVLAPLNRSGDEEGCHFDNGVVTTPTGFKQAFAQYVEGGWHGLAADPAYGGQGLPSSLGLVISEMVGSSNTSWGMYPGLTHGAMSAIHAHGTEDQKNTYLSKLTAGQWTGTMCLTEAHCGTDLGIIKTRAVPSADGSYAISGSKIFISAGEHDMSDNIIHLVLAKLPDAPAGTKGISLFIVPKFLPDAEGEAGERNGVSCGSIEHKMGIKASATCVLNFDEAKGFLIGEPNKGLNCMFTMMNHARLGTGMQGLCLGEASFQGAIKYANDRLQMRALTGAKAPDKAADPIIVHPDVRRMLLTMKAFNEGNRALTYFTAQLLDVAHLSPDETARQDAEDLLAFLTPICKAFMTDTGLEVTNHGMQVFGGHGFIREWGMEQLVRDCRIAPIYEGTNGIQALDLLGRKVLGSQGKLLRGFTKIVHKFCAANAEHPQLASYVAQLNGLNQQWGELTAKVGMAAMKNPDEVGAASVDYLMYSGYIILGYLWLRMALVAQTQLDAGSGDADYCRGKLATNEFYFKRLLPRTAAHRAAIEAGSDCLMKLPAELFAL
- a CDS encoding aspartate aminotransferase family protein — encoded protein: MNLFNLRRTPPSLDDLVVDTSQSSRRDNLSRECLMPSVERPKQIFVRGQGSWLWDSDDRAYLDFSQGGGANSLGHSPSVLVNAISEQAQSLINPGFALHNRGMLNLAERLCNSTGSDQAYLLNSGAEACEAAIQLARQWGRLHRSGASRIIVASNGCHGRSPWTISPSDFHPVPFNDLAAMHAAVDARTVAILLEPIQNEAGVIPATAHYLKGVERLCRELGILLILDDVHTGLGRCGTLLAEQVHGVRADIVVIGEGLGGGVPLAALLARGKACCFEVGDLSGAHHGNALMTAAGLAVLNTIQDKAFLDHVVETGQHLREALSRLSYRYGHGELRGQGLLWGLTLSDDSAEAVVKAALSEGLVLNAPRPDCLRFTPALTVSNANIDEMILRLSRAFSRVRTAQLQCRKGIAV